In one window of Streptomyces sp. NBC_01224 DNA:
- a CDS encoding MFS transporter, with translation MGPLGDGLGDGLGGGRPAELWNRNFRLFFVARTAALFGDGMIPVALTAGLLGAGRPHSSVGFALAAWMGPLALFVLFGGVLADRFTPRRMMIIADVLRLVGASVLAVSFATGNPPLWAVYALSAVAGVGAALFQPGVASTVPRVSSDVQRANAVLRVSEALMTMAGPAFAGMLVGLASAGAVYAANASTFLVSGLCLFLLRLAPAPSDAVQRGTFVAELVDGWREFRARSWLWGVIAIWTVYGFTVLGPMLPLTAVEVTEAHGSGTYGVMMAVNGAGSVVGGLLALRLRPRRPLAAGAVALTAVCVNLVVLGLGLPVAALGAGQFVAGAAFAFWLVMWSTTVQTHVPPEALNRLHAYDVAGSLLMLAAGRALAGPVADRLGAPEVLLAGAVINLMVVAVLLVARPIRRLERIG, from the coding sequence ATGGGGCCGCTGGGCGACGGATTGGGTGACGGCCTGGGGGGTGGACGGCCGGCCGAGCTCTGGAACCGTAACTTCCGGCTCTTCTTCGTCGCCCGTACCGCCGCGCTCTTCGGTGACGGAATGATTCCGGTGGCGCTCACCGCGGGCCTGCTGGGGGCGGGCCGGCCGCACTCGTCGGTGGGGTTCGCGCTGGCGGCCTGGATGGGGCCGCTGGCACTCTTCGTGCTCTTCGGCGGCGTACTGGCGGACCGGTTCACCCCGCGCCGGATGATGATCATCGCGGATGTGCTGCGGCTGGTCGGGGCCTCGGTGCTGGCGGTCTCCTTCGCCACCGGCAACCCGCCGCTGTGGGCGGTGTACGCGCTCAGCGCGGTGGCCGGTGTGGGCGCCGCACTCTTCCAGCCGGGCGTCGCGTCGACCGTGCCCCGGGTGTCCTCGGACGTGCAGCGCGCCAATGCGGTGCTCCGGGTCTCCGAGGCGCTGATGACCATGGCGGGCCCGGCCTTCGCGGGCATGCTCGTCGGACTGGCCAGCGCCGGGGCGGTGTACGCGGCGAACGCGTCGACGTTCCTGGTCTCCGGCCTCTGCCTCTTCCTGCTGCGGCTCGCCCCGGCCCCGTCGGACGCCGTGCAGCGTGGCACCTTCGTCGCCGAACTGGTCGATGGATGGCGGGAGTTCCGGGCCCGCAGCTGGCTGTGGGGGGTGATCGCGATCTGGACGGTCTACGGCTTCACGGTGCTCGGCCCGATGCTGCCGCTCACCGCGGTCGAGGTCACCGAGGCGCACGGCTCGGGGACGTATGGCGTGATGATGGCGGTGAACGGCGCGGGCAGCGTCGTCGGCGGGCTGCTCGCCCTGCGCCTGAGGCCGCGCCGCCCGCTCGCGGCGGGGGCCGTCGCGCTGACCGCGGTCTGCGTGAACCTGGTGGTGCTGGGCCTCGGGCTGCCGGTGGCCGCGCTCGGGGCGGGGCAGTTCGTGGCGGGTGCGGCGTTCGCGTTCTGGCTGGTGATGTGGTCGACGACGGTGCAGACCCATGTCCCGCCGGAGGCGCTGAACCGCCTGCACGCGTACGACGTGGCGGGCTCCCTGCTGATGCTGGCGGCGGGCCGGGCGCTGGCGGGACCGGTCGCGGACCGGCTGGGCGCGCCGGAGGTGCTGCTGGCCGGAGCGGTGATCAACCTGATGGTGGTGGCGGTACTGCTGGTGGCCCGGCCGATCCGGCGGCTGGAGCGGATCGGATGA
- a CDS encoding GlxA family transcriptional regulator → MPHRIVVLALDGLLPFELGIPQRIFGLSRGSEPRNKGRKLYEVVTCSVRPPGPVRTDADFTITVERGPETLATADTVVIPASYELGPVYTEGRLTDELAAAFAHIRPGTRMVSICTGSYVLAAAGYLDGRPATTHWSSADHFQQLFPEVRVDPDVLFIDDGDVLTSAGVAAGIDLCLHIVRRDHGTAVANDVARRTVVPPHRDGGQAQYIQRPVPEAQFTTTTSARTWALGRLEHPILLRDMAQQESMSVRTFTRRFREEVGVSPVQWLTRQRVERARQLLESTDLSIDQVARDAGFGTPTSLRQHLQAALGVSPTVYRRTFRAGRA, encoded by the coding sequence ATGCCGCACCGGATCGTCGTCCTGGCCCTCGACGGGCTGCTCCCCTTCGAACTGGGCATCCCCCAAAGGATTTTCGGCCTTTCGCGCGGCTCCGAGCCGCGCAACAAGGGCCGCAAACTCTATGAAGTCGTGACCTGTTCCGTGCGCCCGCCGGGCCCGGTCCGCACCGACGCGGATTTCACGATCACCGTCGAGCGCGGCCCCGAGACCCTGGCCACCGCCGACACCGTCGTGATCCCCGCCAGTTACGAACTCGGCCCCGTCTACACGGAGGGCAGGCTCACCGACGAGCTCGCCGCCGCGTTCGCGCACATCAGGCCGGGCACCCGCATGGTCTCCATCTGCACGGGCAGCTATGTACTGGCCGCCGCCGGATATCTCGACGGGCGCCCCGCCACCACCCACTGGTCGTCCGCCGACCACTTCCAGCAGCTCTTCCCCGAGGTCCGGGTCGACCCCGACGTCCTGTTCATCGACGACGGAGACGTCCTCACCTCCGCCGGGGTCGCCGCCGGAATCGACCTCTGCCTGCACATCGTGCGCCGCGACCACGGCACCGCCGTCGCCAATGACGTCGCCCGCCGCACGGTGGTGCCCCCGCACCGGGACGGCGGGCAGGCGCAGTACATCCAACGCCCCGTGCCCGAAGCGCAGTTCACGACCACCACCTCCGCGCGCACCTGGGCACTCGGCCGGCTGGAGCACCCGATCCTGCTGCGCGACATGGCGCAGCAGGAGTCGATGAGCGTACGGACGTTCACCCGTCGGTTCCGGGAGGAGGTCGGGGTCAGCCCCGTGCAGTGGCTGACCCGGCAGCGGGTCGAACGGGCCCGGCAGCTGCTGGAGTCGACGGACCTGTCGATCGACCAGGTGGCGAGGGACGCGGGCTTCGGGACGCCCACATCGCTGCGGCAGCATCTACAGGCGGCGCTGGGGGTGTCCCCCACGGTGTACCGGCGCACATTCCGCGCGGGGAGGGCCTGA
- a CDS encoding Zn-dependent alcohol dehydrogenase, whose amino-acid sequence MRGVVFDGKRTEVVDDLEIRDPGPGEVLVAVAAAGLCHSDLSVIDGTIPFPAPVVLGHEGAGVVEAVGAGVGHVAPGDHVSLSTLANCGACAQCDRGRPTMCRKAIGMPGQPFSRRGKPLYQFASNSAFAERTLVKAVQAVKIPADLPLTSAALIGCGVLTGVGAVLNRAKVDRGDTVVVIGTGGIGLNVIQGARIAGALTIVAVDANPAKEAVARQFGATHFLTSAKGVREILPSGADHAFECVGRTELIRTAIDLLDRHGQAILLGVPAATAEASFLVSSMYLDKSILGCRYGSSRPQRDIALYADLYREGGLLLDELVTETYAVEDFAKAADDAHHGRVARGVLVF is encoded by the coding sequence ATGAGAGGCGTCGTCTTCGACGGCAAGCGGACCGAGGTCGTCGATGATCTGGAGATACGCGATCCGGGCCCCGGTGAGGTACTGGTGGCGGTGGCCGCGGCCGGGCTGTGCCACAGCGATCTGTCGGTGATCGACGGAACGATTCCGTTCCCGGCGCCGGTGGTGCTCGGGCACGAGGGTGCGGGCGTGGTGGAGGCCGTCGGTGCGGGCGTCGGCCATGTCGCGCCCGGCGACCATGTGTCGCTGTCCACGCTGGCCAACTGCGGGGCATGCGCCCAGTGCGACCGGGGCCGGCCGACGATGTGCCGCAAGGCGATCGGCATGCCGGGACAGCCGTTCTCGCGGCGCGGGAAACCGCTCTACCAGTTCGCGTCCAACTCGGCCTTCGCCGAACGGACCCTGGTCAAGGCCGTGCAGGCGGTGAAGATCCCCGCCGATCTGCCGCTCACCTCGGCGGCCCTGATCGGCTGCGGGGTACTGACGGGAGTCGGAGCCGTACTCAACCGGGCGAAGGTCGACCGGGGCGACACCGTCGTGGTGATCGGCACGGGCGGTATCGGACTCAATGTGATCCAGGGCGCCCGGATCGCGGGGGCACTGACGATCGTCGCCGTCGACGCCAACCCGGCGAAGGAGGCGGTGGCGCGACAGTTCGGCGCGACGCACTTCCTGACATCGGCGAAGGGCGTACGGGAAATCCTGCCCAGTGGCGCGGACCACGCCTTCGAGTGCGTGGGCCGGACAGAACTGATCCGTACCGCGATCGATCTGCTGGACCGGCACGGCCAGGCGATCCTGCTGGGCGTCCCCGCGGCGACGGCGGAGGCGTCGTTCCTCGTCTCGTCGATGTACCTGGACAAGTCGATTCTGGGCTGCCGGTACGGCTCCTCGCGCCCGCAGCGGGACATCGCGCTCTACGCGGACCTGTACCGGGAGGGCGGGCTGCTCCTGGACGAACTCGTCACCGAGACCTATGCGGTGGAGGACTTCGCCAAGGCGGCGGACGACGCGCACCATGGCCGGGTGGCACGGGGGGTGCTCGTCTTCTAG
- a CDS encoding acyl-CoA dehydrogenase family protein, with the protein MDFQLSDDQRALRAGVRELLAGRFGRDRMRAALDGGTGIDRALWRELGEAGFFALRLPETEGGVGLGLPESVLLFEEAGRSLLPGPLIATHLAAGAVKGAAEGETVVAVLDAGQPVGHLGDADGLLVLGPGEARTPGPGSGPEPGEARAVTGGALRDVVREAARPVRSLDPFTPLWRVTGPVGPGELLSGGARLRDEGALLAAAEQLGSAARTTEMAVQHAGEREQFGSPIGSFQAVKHLCAGMLVRAELARSAVYAAAVTADRAEIAGAKLLADDAAVRNARDCLQVHGGMGFTWEADVHLHLKRAWLRSGQWLTAAAAEEALAADLC; encoded by the coding sequence GTGGACTTCCAGCTCTCGGACGACCAGCGGGCCCTGCGGGCGGGGGTACGGGAACTCCTCGCCGGGCGCTTCGGCAGGGACCGGATGCGGGCGGCTCTCGACGGCGGCACGGGCATCGACCGGGCCCTGTGGCGGGAGCTCGGCGAGGCCGGGTTCTTCGCGCTGCGGCTGCCTGAGACGGAGGGCGGTGTCGGGCTCGGGCTGCCCGAATCGGTCCTTCTCTTCGAGGAGGCGGGGCGGTCGCTGTTGCCGGGACCGCTGATCGCCACCCATCTCGCCGCCGGTGCGGTGAAGGGGGCGGCGGAGGGCGAGACGGTGGTCGCGGTGCTGGACGCGGGGCAGCCGGTGGGGCACCTGGGGGATGCGGACGGCCTGCTCGTACTCGGGCCGGGGGAGGCACGGACCCCAGGGCCGGGTTCAGGTCCGGAGCCGGGGGAGGCGCGGGCCGTGACCGGCGGGGCGCTGCGGGATGTCGTACGGGAAGCCGCCAGGCCCGTACGGTCGCTCGACCCGTTCACGCCCCTGTGGCGGGTCACGGGCCCCGTCGGGCCCGGCGAGCTCCTGTCCGGCGGGGCGCGGCTGCGCGACGAGGGCGCCCTGCTCGCCGCCGCCGAACAGCTCGGAAGCGCCGCCCGTACGACCGAGATGGCCGTCCAACACGCCGGTGAACGTGAACAGTTCGGTTCGCCGATCGGGTCCTTCCAGGCGGTCAAACACCTGTGCGCCGGGATGCTGGTCCGCGCCGAGCTGGCCCGCAGCGCCGTCTACGCGGCGGCCGTGACCGCGGACCGGGCCGAGATCGCGGGCGCCAAACTGCTCGCCGACGACGCGGCGGTCCGCAATGCGCGCGACTGCCTTCAGGTGCACGGCGGAATGGGCTTCACCTGGGAGGCAGACGTCCATCTGCACCTCAAGCGGGCGTGGCTGCGGTCCGGGCAGTGGCTGACGGCGGCGGCGGCCGAGGAGGCGCTTGCAGCCGACCTGTGCTGA
- a CDS encoding DUF6400 family protein, translated as MKKGNPDILIPFTIDLTFEEARRRAEVVTALGPDWDPIAALQGEDEAYALLYSGLDAEQQRTYDLLVATGVLPGRGPGRATAH; from the coding sequence ATGAAAAAGGGAAATCCAGACATTCTCATACCCTTCACGATCGATCTGACGTTCGAGGAAGCGCGGCGCCGGGCCGAGGTCGTGACCGCACTCGGGCCCGACTGGGACCCGATCGCCGCCCTCCAGGGCGAGGACGAGGCGTACGCGCTCCTCTACTCGGGCCTGGACGCCGAACAGCAGCGCACCTACGACCTGCTGGTGGCGACCGGCGTCCTGCCGGGAAGGGGGCCGGGCCGTGCGACTGCCCATTGA
- a CDS encoding helix-turn-helix domain-containing protein, which produces MAGFRIHGDSPIELRAIPHPAVTVAVEFGDRLFDINSAAGPMRSESLAAGLAFSAFQVRAEGVECVQIRLSPLAAHPVLGLPLAELRGSVIALDDLWGRDTPRLRERLHHARTWPERFALIDTELFTRLHAGRVVDPEVAWAWRQIVASHGRARVSDLAARTGWSRQRMWSRFGSQIGLTPKRAAMLVRFDQAIHRLVRGHTPARVAADCGYADQSHLHHDVRAFTGTTPTAAANEPWLAADDTAWPAHGGAA; this is translated from the coding sequence GTGGCCGGATTCCGCATTCACGGCGACAGCCCCATCGAACTACGAGCCATCCCCCACCCAGCCGTCACCGTGGCCGTCGAGTTCGGTGACCGCCTGTTCGACATCAACAGCGCGGCCGGCCCAATGCGGTCGGAGAGCCTGGCCGCCGGGCTCGCCTTCAGCGCGTTCCAGGTGCGCGCCGAGGGCGTCGAGTGTGTGCAGATACGCCTGTCTCCGCTTGCAGCGCACCCCGTGCTCGGGCTCCCGCTCGCGGAGTTGCGCGGGAGCGTCATCGCACTCGACGACCTGTGGGGCCGCGACACGCCGCGCCTGCGGGAGCGGCTTCACCATGCGCGAACCTGGCCGGAACGCTTCGCGCTGATCGACACGGAACTGTTCACCCGGCTCCATGCAGGCAGGGTGGTCGATCCCGAGGTGGCCTGGGCCTGGCGCCAGATCGTCGCCAGCCATGGCCGAGCCCGCGTGAGCGACCTCGCAGCCCGGACCGGGTGGAGCCGCCAACGCATGTGGTCACGCTTTGGCTCGCAGATCGGCCTGACACCCAAACGCGCCGCCATGCTGGTCCGCTTCGATCAGGCCATCCACCGCCTTGTCCGCGGGCACACCCCCGCGCGGGTGGCGGCGGACTGTGGCTATGCCGACCAGTCCCACCTCCACCACGACGTCCGCGCGTTCACCGGGACAACCCCCACCGCCGCCGCGAACGAGCCATGGCTGGCCGCCGACGACACAGCCTGGCCGGCGCATGGCGGCGCGGCCTGA
- a CDS encoding alpha/beta fold hydrolase: protein MDETTTPQDQRTRSRAAAAPSAPRGRRAWSRRRWITLLAVGVLAVLLAWNTVSVLTRTAEASGEQIVRLPGGDIHVAQDGPPGAPTVVLLHGLAGSTPWWDPVLPALRDLHVVRVDLLGHGRSAKPVDGYGMAEQARRVGAVLDKLGVRRATVVGHSTGGAVATSLAEQRRDLVAAIALIDTGPRLDAFLGDNFAGRLLTTPVVGELLWRLRTDSVIRDALSTAFTRKVRIPDQFIADIRGMTYRSLTATDEASSAYVKERPIPDRLAGLGLPTLVIFGSQDRRWQPSSAQDYRRVPHARIESLDGVGHTPMLEDPDTTGALLHGFALETAPR, encoded by the coding sequence ATGGACGAGACGACCACCCCGCAAGACCAACGCACCCGCAGCCGCGCGGCTGCGGCGCCGAGCGCCCCGCGCGGGCGGCGGGCGTGGAGCCGGCGGCGGTGGATCACGCTGCTGGCCGTCGGCGTGCTGGCTGTCCTGCTCGCGTGGAACACGGTGTCAGTGCTCACGCGGACAGCCGAAGCCTCCGGCGAGCAGATCGTGCGCCTTCCCGGCGGGGACATCCATGTCGCGCAGGATGGGCCGCCCGGCGCACCCACGGTGGTGCTCCTGCACGGCCTGGCCGGCTCGACGCCATGGTGGGATCCAGTGCTGCCGGCACTGCGGGACCTGCACGTGGTGCGGGTGGACCTGCTCGGCCACGGCAGATCAGCCAAACCGGTCGACGGTTACGGCATGGCGGAGCAGGCGCGCCGGGTCGGTGCCGTACTCGACAAGCTCGGGGTGCGCCGCGCGACCGTCGTCGGGCATTCGACCGGCGGCGCCGTCGCCACATCGCTGGCCGAGCAGCGCCGAGACCTGGTGGCGGCGATCGCGCTGATCGACACCGGCCCGCGGCTGGACGCGTTCCTCGGCGACAACTTCGCCGGCCGCCTGCTGACCACGCCGGTGGTAGGGGAGCTGCTCTGGCGGCTGCGCACCGACAGCGTGATCCGCGACGCGCTGAGCACCGCGTTCACCCGCAAGGTGCGGATCCCCGACCAGTTCATCGCCGACATCCGGGGCATGACCTACCGCAGCCTCACCGCGACCGACGAGGCGTCCTCCGCGTACGTGAAGGAACGGCCCATCCCCGACCGGCTCGCCGGCCTCGGTCTGCCCACCCTGGTGATCTTCGGCTCCCAGGACCGGCGATGGCAGCCGTCCTCCGCCCAGGACTACCGCCGAGTCCCCCACGCCCGGATCGAGAGCCTCGACGGTGTCGGCCACACACCCATGCTCGAGGACCCCGACACCACCGGAGCCCTCCTGCATGGCTTCGCCCTCGAAACCGCGCCACGCTGA
- a CDS encoding SDR family oxidoreductase encodes MGNFLAGKVVAVTGAGRGIGRAVALAAAAEGARVVVNDYGVSIEGGEPSSEVAESVVKEIEAAGGEAVAVADDISTMAGGQRIVDTALAQYGRIDGVVCVAGILRERMLFNMSEEEWDPVVATHLKGTFTVFRAASAVMRKQENGGTLIGFTSGNHQGSVAQANYSAAKGGIISLVRSAALGLHKYGVTANAVAPVARTRMSANVPMELKEIGEPEDVAALVVYLLSERARKEKITGQVYTIAGPKIAVWAQPRELRAGYAEGAWTPERIADFLPGTVGTDPMPMLAQLEEMAIAAAAKARPNA; translated from the coding sequence ATGGGGAACTTCTTGGCAGGCAAAGTGGTCGCCGTGACGGGTGCCGGGCGCGGCATCGGGAGGGCGGTCGCACTCGCGGCGGCGGCCGAGGGGGCGAGAGTCGTCGTCAACGACTACGGCGTCTCCATCGAGGGCGGCGAGCCGAGCAGCGAGGTAGCCGAGTCCGTCGTCAAGGAGATCGAGGCGGCGGGCGGCGAGGCGGTGGCCGTCGCCGACGACATCTCCACGATGGCCGGCGGGCAGCGGATCGTGGACACGGCGCTCGCGCAGTACGGGCGCATCGACGGGGTCGTGTGCGTGGCCGGGATCCTGCGGGAACGGATGCTGTTCAACATGTCCGAGGAGGAGTGGGACCCGGTGGTCGCCACCCACCTCAAGGGCACCTTCACCGTCTTCCGGGCCGCGTCGGCGGTGATGCGGAAGCAGGAGAACGGTGGCACGCTGATCGGTTTCACCAGCGGCAACCATCAGGGCAGCGTCGCCCAGGCCAACTACAGCGCCGCCAAGGGCGGGATCATCTCGCTGGTACGGAGCGCGGCGCTCGGCCTGCACAAGTACGGCGTCACGGCGAACGCCGTCGCCCCGGTCGCCCGCACCCGGATGTCCGCCAATGTGCCCATGGAACTCAAGGAGATCGGCGAGCCGGAGGATGTGGCGGCGCTCGTCGTCTACCTGCTCAGCGAACGGGCCCGCAAGGAGAAGATCACCGGTCAGGTGTACACGATCGCAGGACCGAAGATCGCGGTCTGGGCCCAGCCGAGGGAGCTGCGGGCGGGGTACGCGGAGGGGGCCTGGACCCCGGAACGGATCGCGGACTTCCTGCCGGGGACGGTGGGCACGGACCCGATGCCGATGCTGGCGCAGTTGGAGGAGATGGCGATTGCGGCGGCGGCGAAGGCGCGGCCGAACGCTTGA
- a CDS encoding ATP-binding protein — MQVLQVQLEVGPDPAEVGRARRWARSRLVGSGIRDDEPLAETLILLISELVTNAVVHTGCPAVLRMLFGAAETAGTAGTVRVEVADTSCRPPQQRHAAGEDTGGRGLELVDGLADRWGWQPEGAGKRIWCEVDRGAPVIQVVPVHPGVQSAQGVHGAPGPVDADREAYEPSRVVTHHA; from the coding sequence GTGCAGGTGCTTCAGGTTCAGCTGGAGGTCGGGCCGGATCCCGCGGAGGTCGGGAGGGCCCGTAGATGGGCGCGATCGAGACTGGTCGGGTCCGGGATAAGAGACGACGAGCCGCTGGCCGAGACGCTCATCCTGCTGATCTCGGAGCTGGTCACCAACGCGGTCGTCCACACCGGCTGTCCGGCCGTGCTGCGCATGCTGTTCGGCGCGGCGGAAACGGCGGGGACGGCCGGGACCGTACGGGTCGAGGTGGCCGACACCAGCTGCCGTCCGCCGCAGCAGCGGCACGCGGCGGGCGAGGACACCGGCGGCCGGGGCCTGGAACTCGTCGACGGCCTCGCGGACCGCTGGGGCTGGCAGCCGGAGGGCGCCGGGAAGCGCATCTGGTGCGAGGTCGACCGGGGCGCCCCGGTGATCCAGGTGGTGCCGGTGCACCCGGGCGTGCAGAGCGCACAAGGTGTTCATGGTGCACCGGGCCCGGTGGATGCGGACCGCGAGGCGTACGAGCCGTCACGAGTCGTTACGCATCACGCATAA
- a CDS encoding acyl-CoA dehydrogenase family protein: protein MDFAFDAADDAFRQEARSWLDAHLTQPCATEGGRAWEQELGRAGWIGLGWDNHGAGHGNRHASLTQQVVWAEEYARVSAPARVGHIGENLLAPTLIAYGTQAQKQRFLPAVARGDELWCQGYSEPGAGSDLAGVRTAAVPDKGRGGHRVTGQKIWTSLARDADWCFVLARTEPGSSRHHGLSFLLVPMDQPGRIEVRPIRQMSGASEFNEVFFDGAHAQECVGGEGNGWAVAMGLLALERGVSTLVQQIGFAAELDRVVRAAVDGGAVTDPVLRERLVRQWAELQTMRWNALRTLGSTGGPGAPSVAKLLWGGWHKRLGELAVEIRGAAGAVGPDDWSAQTPYELDEAQRLFLFTRSDTIYGGSDEIQRNIIAERVLGLPREPR from the coding sequence GTGGACTTCGCATTCGACGCGGCGGACGACGCCTTCCGCCAGGAGGCCCGGTCCTGGCTGGATGCCCACCTCACGCAGCCCTGCGCCACCGAGGGCGGCCGCGCCTGGGAGCAGGAGCTGGGCCGGGCCGGCTGGATCGGCCTCGGCTGGGACAACCACGGCGCCGGCCACGGCAACCGGCACGCAAGCCTCACCCAGCAGGTCGTCTGGGCCGAGGAGTACGCCCGCGTCAGCGCCCCCGCCCGGGTCGGCCACATCGGCGAGAACCTCCTCGCCCCGACCCTGATCGCCTATGGCACGCAGGCGCAGAAACAGCGCTTCCTGCCCGCCGTGGCGCGCGGCGACGAGCTGTGGTGCCAGGGATACAGCGAGCCGGGCGCCGGATCGGACCTCGCCGGGGTGCGGACGGCCGCCGTACCCGACAAGGGCCGCGGCGGCCACCGCGTCACCGGGCAGAAGATCTGGACGTCGCTCGCGAGGGACGCCGACTGGTGCTTCGTCCTGGCCCGTACGGAGCCCGGCTCCAGCCGCCATCACGGCCTGTCGTTCCTGCTGGTGCCGATGGATCAGCCGGGCAGGATCGAGGTGCGGCCGATCCGCCAGATGTCGGGTGCCAGTGAGTTCAACGAGGTCTTCTTCGACGGGGCGCACGCACAGGAGTGTGTCGGCGGCGAGGGCAACGGCTGGGCGGTCGCCATGGGGCTGCTGGCCCTGGAGCGCGGCGTCTCCACACTCGTCCAGCAGATCGGGTTCGCCGCCGAACTCGACCGGGTGGTCCGCGCCGCAGTCGACGGCGGCGCCGTCACTGACCCGGTACTGCGCGAGCGCCTCGTGAGGCAGTGGGCGGAGCTGCAGACCATGCGCTGGAACGCCCTGCGCACCCTGGGCTCCACGGGCGGCCCCGGCGCACCCAGCGTGGCGAAACTGCTCTGGGGCGGCTGGCACAAGCGCCTCGGCGAGCTGGCCGTGGAGATCAGGGGCGCGGCGGGTGCCGTCGGCCCGGACGACTGGTCGGCGCAGACACCGTACGAACTCGACGAGGCACAGCGTCTGTTCCTGTTCACCCGGTCCGACACCATCTACGGCGGCTCGGACGAGATCCAGCGGAACATCATCGCCGAGCGGGTGCTCGGCCTACCGAGGGAGCCGAGATGA
- a CDS encoding cyclase family protein, which yields MSLPAEFHDIAKRVNNWGRWGADDEIGTLNLITDAVVREAVAAVRTGLRIPLALPLQQDGVQSGLIPGRINPLHTMVQINQELFGPGTVATSDDTAVLSLQTATHWDALTHASHSGKIYNGRPAATITAHGGAQFSGIDKAPHIVSRGVLLDVARTHGTDRLPGDHAVTPEDLDAAEELAGVRVRAGDIVLVRTGQVQVHLAGDKHAYAYPSPGLSIRTPEWFRARDVAAVANDTLTFEIFPPEIEDLWLGVHALDLVEMGMLQGQNWNLEKLSTACAEEKRYSFLLSAMAEPFVGATGTPVAPVAVL from the coding sequence ATGTCACTGCCGGCCGAGTTCCACGACATCGCCAAGCGGGTCAACAACTGGGGCCGTTGGGGCGCCGACGACGAGATCGGCACGCTCAACCTGATCACCGACGCGGTCGTACGCGAGGCGGTCGCCGCCGTCCGCACCGGGCTGCGCATCCCGCTCGCGCTCCCCCTCCAGCAGGACGGCGTCCAGAGCGGCCTGATCCCGGGGCGGATCAATCCGCTGCACACCATGGTCCAGATCAACCAGGAACTCTTCGGCCCCGGCACCGTCGCCACCAGCGACGACACAGCCGTCCTGAGCCTGCAGACGGCCACCCACTGGGACGCGCTCACCCACGCCTCGCACTCGGGAAAGATCTACAACGGCCGCCCGGCCGCCACGATCACCGCGCACGGCGGCGCGCAGTTCAGCGGGATCGACAAGGCACCGCACATCGTCTCGCGCGGGGTGCTGCTCGATGTGGCACGCACACACGGCACGGACAGGCTGCCCGGCGACCATGCCGTCACCCCCGAGGACCTGGACGCGGCCGAGGAACTGGCGGGGGTCAGGGTCAGGGCCGGTGACATCGTGCTCGTACGGACGGGGCAGGTGCAGGTCCATCTGGCGGGCGACAAGCACGCGTACGCCTATCCGTCGCCCGGTCTCTCGATCAGGACGCCCGAGTGGTTCCGTGCGCGCGATGTCGCGGCGGTCGCCAATGACACCCTGACCTTCGAGATCTTCCCGCCCGAGATCGAGGACCTGTGGCTGGGGGTGCATGCACTGGACCTGGTCGAGATGGGCATGCTGCAGGGCCAGAACTGGAATCTGGAAAAGTTGTCCACAGCCTGTGCGGAAGAGAAGCGGTACAGCTTCCTGCTCTCCGCGATGGCGGAACCGTTCGTCGGCGCGACCGGCACCCCGGTCGCTCCGGTCGCCGTCCTCTGA